From the Methanobacterium sp. BAmetb5 genome, the window AAGATGTTATTGGTGCTTTTATTGATAGTTCTCCCATCCCTCAATTCATCATTAACCCCGATCACCGGATTATTTTTTGGAACCGGGCCCTGGAAAAATACACCGGTATCAATTCCAGTGAAGTGCTGGGGACAGATAAACACCGAGAAGTGTTGTACCATGCCCAAAAGCCGTTAATGGCCGATCTACTGGTAGATGGTGATCTGGAAGGGATCAAAAAATGGTATCAGGGATGTAAAAGGTCCAGTTATGTTGATAATGCCTTTGTAGCTGAGGAATTCTTTCCCCAAGTTGGTGAAAATGGAGTGTGGCTCTACTTCACCGCTGCCGAAATCAAGGACGAAGAAGGAAATGTCATTGGAGTTTTAGAAACATTAGAAGACATTTCACAGCGCAAAAATATGGAATTAAGTTTAAAAAATGCCAAAAAAGAGTGGGAAGTCACCTTTGACGCCTTACCTGATCTGATATCCCTCATTGACGTTGATCACAACATAATGAAAGTTAACCGGGCCATGGCCCAGGCCCTAAACCTGAAACCAGAGGAACTGGTTGGTAAAAAATGTTATTCACTGGTCCATGATACTGATGAACCACCCTCCTACTGCCCCCATGAGAAGCTACTCCAGGATTGCCAGCAACATTGTAAGGAAGCCTTTGTGGATAGTTTCCAAGGAGATTATGAAATCACAGTTTCACCGATCATGGATGATGATCAGTTAAGGGGCAGTGTACACGTGGCCCACGATGTCACCCAGCGCCGGAAGATGGAATTAGCCCTAAAGGAAAGTGAAGAAAAATTCAGGGAAGTATTCAACAATGCCAATGACATAGTTACCCTAAATATTATGCACGAAGAGGGACCGGGTAAATTCATGGAAGTAAACCAGGCGGGCCTGGACACACTGGGCTACACTCGGGAAGAGTTTTTAGAACTGTCTCCCCAGGACGTATTGTCCCCTGAAGATCAAAAAAATATTCCGGAAAAATTTAAAAAACTACTTGAAGAGGGTTATATCAATCTGGAGATGACCAACATCACCCGGGAGGGTGAGAGGATACCGGTGGATGTGGCACTGCATATATTCCAGCTACAGGGACAGGATGTTGTTATTTCCGTAGCCCGTGATATTACTGAACGCAGAAAAGCGGAAAATGCCCTGATTCAAAGTGAGAAAAAATACCGAACCCTCTTTGAAAACATGATGGAAGGATTTGCCTATTGTAAAATGTTATTTGATGATGAGGGGCAGCCTGTTGACTGGATATATATTGATGCTAATCCAGCGTTTTACGAAATCACTGGATTGGAAGATGTCGAAGGAAAAAAAGTTACAGAAGCCATTCCAGGAATTATAGAGGCACAACCCGAACTATTTGAATTGTATGGTAGGGTTACCCTGAGCGGGGAGCCCGAAACTATTGAAGTCTATTTCAAACCTCTGGAAATCTGGTTGAACATATCGGCCTTCAACCCTGCCCCGGAACATTTTGTGGCAGTTTTTGAAAACATAACTGAACGTAAAATGGCAGAAATGGCCTTAAAGAAGAGTGAAGAGAAATTCAGAAATCTTTTCGAGACAATGGCCCAGGGGGTTATTTATCAGGATAAAAAAGGAATTATCACCTCGGCTAACCCTGCTGCTGAAGAAATACTGGGATTAACCCAGGATCAAATTAAGGGTAGAAGTTCTGAAGACCAAAGTTGGAAGGTCATTCATGAAGATGGCACTGATTTTCCAAGTGGCACTCACCCTGCAATGGTGGCTTTGAAAACCGGTAAAAGGGTTAAAAACGTAATTATGGGTATTTACAATCCAAATAAATCTGAATATGTATGGTTAAATGTTAGTTCTACCCCGGAATTTGAAGCCGGTGAGAATGAACCTTCCAGTGTTTACAATACCTTTGAAGATATCACCATTCTCAAAAAAGTTGAGGAAGCCCTTCGTGAAAGAAATGCCCAGATAGAAGCAATTCTGTCCAATTTAAGTGATGGTATTCTCATAATGGATAAGAATGGTGAATTCTTCATGATCAACGATGCAGCAGTTGAATTTCACCGATTTAAGAGTAAAAATGAATTTATGAATAAAATTTCAGATTACTACGACCTATTTGAATTATATTCCATTGAAGGAAAACCTCTTTCAACTGATGATTGGCCGGCAATCCGGGCAATGAGAGGGGAGACTATACATGAATCTGAATATATCCTTAGAAGAACTGATACCGATGAATCCTGGTTTGGAAGTTACACAGCTTCCCTGGTATACGATGATAAGGATGATCTGGAGTTTGTTGTTCTCATTTTAAGAGATATTACTGAACGTAAAAAGGCTGAGATCGCTTTAATGGAGAGTGAAGAACAGTACCGCCTTATTTCAGAGAACACCGGTGACGTGATCTGGTTAATGGATCTGGACTCCCAAAGATTTACCTACATAAGTCCCTCAGTTTACAAGTTAAGGGGCTACACTGCAGAGGAGGTTTTAGATCAGTCTCTGGAGGATATTTTAACCCCTGAATCTTATCAGTATCTCCTGGAAAGGTTACCCCAGAAAATCCAGGCCTACCGCTCGGGGGATGAATCTATGAAATTCCAGACCTTCCGGGTTGACCAGGTTTGTAAGGATGGCCGTACTGTTCCCACCGAGGTGGTGGCCAACATCCTCACCGATGAAACCGGAAATATTACTGGTCTACTGGCAGTGAGTAGAGATATCACCAAAAGAGTGGAAATGGAAGAGGAAATCCAGAGATCATTACAGGAAAAGGAGATGCTCCTTAAGGAGATCCACCACCGGGTCAAGAACAACCTGATGATCATTGCCAGCCTCCTGAACCTCCAGTCAAGGTACATAAAGGATAAAAAGGCCCTGAGCATTTTCAAGGAGAGTCAGAGCCGGGCCAACTCCATGGCCCTCATCCACGAAAAACTGTACCGCTCCACAGACTTAAAAAGGATCAACTTCGGCGAATACATTAAAACACTCTCCACAGACCTTTTCCGTACGTATGTGGGTGATCCCAGCAGGGTGAGGCTGAACATCGATGTGGAAGATGTGATGCTGGACATCAACACCTCCATCCCCCTGGGCCTGATCCTCAATGAACTGGTATCAAATTCACTCAAACACGCCTTCCCTGATGAAAGGACCGGTGAAATAAATGTTGTTTTCACCTTAACTAATGATGAATACCAGTTAAAGGTTAGTGATACGGGAATTGGATTCCCTCCAGATCTGGACTACCGTAACACTGATTCACTGGGAATGCAACTGGTAACCAGTTTAACCAGTCAAATTGACGGGGAGCTGGAATTGGATACCACCAAGGGAACAGAATTCAGCATTAAATTTAAAGAGAAGGAATACGGGCAATAAATCTTTATATTTACTATTCGACCCACTCTTGAATTTGCATCAATACGTAGAGATTAGATATTTAGGATGGGGCATATCAAGGGGATATGTTAAATGGGGAGATAGGAATGAGTACTGGGGAACAATCTAAAGAACAACTCTTAAATGAGCTGGAAGAGTTACAAAAACGGATTGATAGGCTCACCGAGGAAAAGCAGCGGCTAAAGGAAGATAATCAATATTTGATATCTTTGGCCGACAGTGAGGAGATATTCCTCAAAATATTTAACAATGCCAATGATGCTATTTTCCTGCACAAACTCAGTGAAGAGGGAGTATCCGGAAATTTTATGGAAATAAACAGTGTGGCCAGTGAGATACTGGGTTACACCCGTGAAGAACTCCTGCAAATGGCCCCTCCGGATGTGGTAGATGGGGAATCCTTTCCCGGAACCGGTCACCAGGATGACTGGGATAAACAGAGTAAAATTACCTTTGAAACCTTTTTAATAGCCAAGGACGGTAGAAGGATACCAGTAGAAATTAACACTCATATCTTTACCTTTAACCATGAAAAACTTTCTTTATCTATTGCCCGTGACATAACCGAACGTAAGAAGATGGAAGATGAATTGAGAATTTCCCTGGAAGAAAAAGAAATGCTATTAAGGGAGATCCACCACCGGGTCAAGAACAACCTGATGATCATCTCCAGTCTCCTGAACCTACAGTCACGTTATATAAAAGATAAACAGGTTTTAGATGTTTTTAAGGATAGTCAAAACCGTGCCCGGTCCATGGCCCTTATCCATGACCGGTTGTACCAGTCCAGTCACCTGAAAAGAATCGATATTGGTGATTATGTTCAGACACTGGCCGGAGACCTTTTCCGTACTTATGCTACTGATTCGGCCAGAATAAAACTAAATTTCGATATTGAAGAGGTAATGGTGGATATAAACACCATGATCCCTCTGGGACTCATTGTCAATGAACTACTATCCAATTCACTGAAACATGCCTTTCCCGGGGAGCGAGAAGGCCATATTGACATTGGTTTCCATTCCCAGGATCATTCCTACCAGTTAACTGTCAGTGATAATGGGGTGGGATTCCCGGAGGATATTAATTATAAGGACACTAAATCTCTGGGATTGCGCCTGGTGAATATTTTAACGGACCAAATCGATGGAACCATAGAACTTAAACGGGAAGCGGGCACAAAATTCATTATTGAGTTTAAAGAAAAACAATACCGATAAATAAGGGGTTGTTTAATATAGTTCCCTTTCATTATCATTCCCGGGGATAATTATTGGGCAGCTTAGGGAAAAACTATTAATACTTCACTTTATCATTTTTGTATATACCCTGAAATCAAATATTCCCCAATAGTTAAGGGGGTATAGAAACCATTCTGAATCGTAAACTTAGAATCATTAATAAATAAGACTGGGTGAAATTCAATGAGTAAAGATGAACAAAGAATACTAAAGGAACTTGACTCCCGAATGAAAGAATTCAGAGCAGCATTAAAGGATGAAGAGAAAAAACAGGACCTTCAGGACAACATACCCGGCTCCCAAATCCTTATCCGTTTTGAAATATTCCTCCCCTCACAGAATCCCGAGGAATTTGTTGATGGGTTATATCTGTACATGAATGATGAGGGCCAGATAGCCAATGCTGAATACTACTTCCGGGACATGTCTGACGTGGAAGTAATAAACATATCAGAAGAAGACCTCCCGGTGATAAAGGACCTCTTTGGAGATGCCTTTACCCTGGAAGTGGAATGATCCAATCATTCCTTTTTTTAAATTTTTATCAAAGTTTCCCAACACCTAAACCTATTTCTCTGATATACTTGGTGTATCTTTCGCTGTACCGATGTATCTTTTCCTGATGCATCTATTTCGTGGTAAATTTTCTAGTTTTCAATTTTCTAGTTTAATAACTGGTGAATAAATCCCTTATTGTATGGGGGCATTGCCACTAATTTTACATTTACCATCATCCATAACCTCGTTAAGGAATTAAAGGAGGGAAACAGGGTGTTGCAAAGTTTATATAGGTAAATATTCATAATTATATTCATAAATAAAGAAAATGGTAGAAAAAAGGGGCCTAATTACCTCTTAATAGATAAATAAGGGGATTAAATTTATTGGTCCGTTATTTAATTCCAGATATCTGCTTTAAATTGTCAGAATGGTTTTTTCCCAAGGATCAACAATAATAGTTATGATTTGATGGGACCAAATTTAATCCACTTTTTTCTACCTACCCCATATGGAGGATAAAAATGCGAAGTTTTGAGAAGTTAACTTCTTACATTCCACTTAGAAAATCAGAATCAGGATCTAAAAATATAGGACTCCTGGTTGACGGCCCCAACATGCTCCGTAAGGAGTTCAGCCTTAATCTGGATCTGGTCCGGGAGATCATTTCTGATTACGGTAATATGAGGGTGGGCAAAGTTCTCTTAAATCAGTACGCCTCAGACAAACTCATCGAAGCCATAGTAAACCAGGGATTCACCCCCATAGTGGTTGCCGGAGACACCGATGTTTACATGGCAGTTGAGGCTATGGAACTTATTTACAACCCTAACATTGATGTAGTAGCACTGATGACTCGTGACGCTGATTTCTTACCCATAATTAACAAAGCCAAGGAAAACGGAAAAGAAACCATTGTTATTGGAGCAGAACCAGGATTCAGTGCCGCCCTGCAAAACTCAGCAGATGACGCCATAGTCTTAAAACCTGAAAATCATAAGAATGAACCCAAGGACGACTGAAATGCTTATCTGCTCATCCCTGGATGAAGTTAAAAGAAGAGAATCGGCTTTAAGGTTTATTGCTAACCTGCTAAAGGGGAAGGGAAGATCCAGTTTATACGACCTTTCCGGGTTGGCCGGAGGATTTCCAGTTAAAGAGACGGACCTCCCCCTGCTGGAAACCTACTCTGGGCCAGCTATTTTTTCAACTCACCTCCAGGAAGAGGGTAAAAAACATCTGGGTGGGGACAAGGTAGCGGCCTTCAACCGTACCAGTGCCGCTATATTGGCCACTATTTTGGCCCTGATAAAACCGGGTGAAGAAGTACTGCACTACCTGCCGGAATTACCTTCGCATCCCTCTATTCCCCGCAGTGTGAAACTTAGGGGAGCAACCTATCGCGAAACTGACAATCTCCAGGACTTCCAACTCACTCCTAAAACATCTCTGGTGGTTATAACCGGATCCACCATGGATCACCGGGTTCTTCCCCTGGAGGATTTTCACCGGATCATAAACATCTCCCGGGAACAAAAGGTCCCGGTGCTGGTGGATGATGCCTCCGGAGCACGTATACGCACCGTGATCTACCAACAGCCCCGGGCACTGGATATGGGTGCGGATCTGGTGGTAACCAGCACGGACAAGTTGATGAACGGACCCCGTGCCGGGTTGATGGCTGGTAAAACATCCCTAATAAACATTATAACTGAAAAGGCACAGCAATTTGGACTGGAAGCACAAACACCAGTAATTGCCGGTATTGTTCGAGCCCTGGAAGATTTCACACCACAAAACCTTTTAAACTCTCTGGAAAGGAGAGACCGCGTTTACAAGCTCCTCCAGGAAGTGATGGGAGAAGTGGAAAAGACCCCTACTGGTTTCATGATTTCGGCAGAAACTCTAAAGAAGGAGATCACCCCTGAAGGAAAAGAACGTTCTCCCCGTGAACTGGCCACCTTAATGGCCATGGTACTTTTAAAGGAACACCACCTGGTAACCATCCCTGCAGTGGGGATGCCCGGAGTATCAACCACCATCCGCCTGGACTTATCTGCTGCCGATGCCCGGAGACTGGATGACTCCCAGATAGTAAATGCCATTCAGGAATCATTAGGACGGTTAAGGGAAATAGCCGGCGATGCTGAAACCTGTTTAAGTATTCTGTACGAGTAAGAACGGTATTTCATGAAGGGATAACACGGGTATTAAACAACAGTACCCGTAACTGGAATATTTTTTCAATATTTTTCATTTTTAATATTTTTCAAGTTTTTCAAAATATATCACCACCATTAACTAGGAATGGATTGTGAAAGAGTTAGGAATGGATTTGAAGGGGAGTGTACTGATGATTGAAATTGATGGATCATTTGGTGAAGGTGGAGGGGCTATTTTAAGGGTGGCCACCGCCCTATCGGCGTTGACTGGTAAAGCCATGGTCCTGGAAAATATCCGGAGCAAGCGCA encodes:
- a CDS encoding TIGR00288 family NYN domain-containing protein, with product MRSFEKLTSYIPLRKSESGSKNIGLLVDGPNMLRKEFSLNLDLVREIISDYGNMRVGKVLLNQYASDKLIEAIVNQGFTPIVVAGDTDVYMAVEAMELIYNPNIDVVALMTRDADFLPIINKAKENGKETIVIGAEPGFSAALQNSADDAIVLKPENHKNEPKDD
- a CDS encoding sensor histidine kinase, giving the protein MSTGEQSKEQLLNELEELQKRIDRLTEEKQRLKEDNQYLISLADSEEIFLKIFNNANDAIFLHKLSEEGVSGNFMEINSVASEILGYTREELLQMAPPDVVDGESFPGTGHQDDWDKQSKITFETFLIAKDGRRIPVEINTHIFTFNHEKLSLSIARDITERKKMEDELRISLEEKEMLLREIHHRVKNNLMIISSLLNLQSRYIKDKQVLDVFKDSQNRARSMALIHDRLYQSSHLKRIDIGDYVQTLAGDLFRTYATDSARIKLNFDIEEVMVDINTMIPLGLIVNELLSNSLKHAFPGEREGHIDIGFHSQDHSYQLTVSDNGVGFPEDINYKDTKSLGLRLVNILTDQIDGTIELKREAGTKFIIEFKEKQYR
- a CDS encoding TIGR03576 family pyridoxal phosphate-dependent enzyme is translated as MLICSSLDEVKRRESALRFIANLLKGKGRSSLYDLSGLAGGFPVKETDLPLLETYSGPAIFSTHLQEEGKKHLGGDKVAAFNRTSAAILATILALIKPGEEVLHYLPELPSHPSIPRSVKLRGATYRETDNLQDFQLTPKTSLVVITGSTMDHRVLPLEDFHRIINISREQKVPVLVDDASGARIRTVIYQQPRALDMGADLVVTSTDKLMNGPRAGLMAGKTSLINIITEKAQQFGLEAQTPVIAGIVRALEDFTPQNLLNSLERRDRVYKLLQEVMGEVEKTPTGFMISAETLKKEITPEGKERSPRELATLMAMVLLKEHHLVTIPAVGMPGVSTTIRLDLSAADARRLDDSQIVNAIQESLGRLREIAGDAETCLSILYE
- a CDS encoding PAS domain S-box protein produces the protein MVKKSVNSEDVIGAFIDSSPIPQFIINPDHRIIFWNRALEKYTGINSSEVLGTDKHREVLYHAQKPLMADLLVDGDLEGIKKWYQGCKRSSYVDNAFVAEEFFPQVGENGVWLYFTAAEIKDEEGNVIGVLETLEDISQRKNMELSLKNAKKEWEVTFDALPDLISLIDVDHNIMKVNRAMAQALNLKPEELVGKKCYSLVHDTDEPPSYCPHEKLLQDCQQHCKEAFVDSFQGDYEITVSPIMDDDQLRGSVHVAHDVTQRRKMELALKESEEKFREVFNNANDIVTLNIMHEEGPGKFMEVNQAGLDTLGYTREEFLELSPQDVLSPEDQKNIPEKFKKLLEEGYINLEMTNITREGERIPVDVALHIFQLQGQDVVISVARDITERRKAENALIQSEKKYRTLFENMMEGFAYCKMLFDDEGQPVDWIYIDANPAFYEITGLEDVEGKKVTEAIPGIIEAQPELFELYGRVTLSGEPETIEVYFKPLEIWLNISAFNPAPEHFVAVFENITERKMAEMALKKSEEKFRNLFETMAQGVIYQDKKGIITSANPAAEEILGLTQDQIKGRSSEDQSWKVIHEDGTDFPSGTHPAMVALKTGKRVKNVIMGIYNPNKSEYVWLNVSSTPEFEAGENEPSSVYNTFEDITILKKVEEALRERNAQIEAILSNLSDGILIMDKNGEFFMINDAAVEFHRFKSKNEFMNKISDYYDLFELYSIEGKPLSTDDWPAIRAMRGETIHESEYILRRTDTDESWFGSYTASLVYDDKDDLEFVVLILRDITERKKAEIALMESEEQYRLISENTGDVIWLMDLDSQRFTYISPSVYKLRGYTAEEVLDQSLEDILTPESYQYLLERLPQKIQAYRSGDESMKFQTFRVDQVCKDGRTVPTEVVANILTDETGNITGLLAVSRDITKRVEMEEEIQRSLQEKEMLLKEIHHRVKNNLMIIASLLNLQSRYIKDKKALSIFKESQSRANSMALIHEKLYRSTDLKRINFGEYIKTLSTDLFRTYVGDPSRVRLNIDVEDVMLDINTSIPLGLILNELVSNSLKHAFPDERTGEINVVFTLTNDEYQLKVSDTGIGFPPDLDYRNTDSLGMQLVTSLTSQIDGELELDTTKGTEFSIKFKEKEYGQ